In Falco naumanni isolate bFalNau1 chromosome 5, bFalNau1.pat, whole genome shotgun sequence, the following are encoded in one genomic region:
- the LOC121088618 gene encoding killer cell lectin-like receptor subfamily G member 1, whose amino-acid sequence MYDCFADCPCPRCPEQWVAYRECCYFFSRERKDWHSSRESCRAQGAHLLVVNSTSEMDFFQIVYSKSYWIGLKNNTGGGWIWEDGSKLTDTKVLFNSFVQNCATLEDGLIRASSCEIPAPWICEKSLQ is encoded by the exons ATGTATGATTGTTTTGCAGACTGTCCATGTCCACGCTGCCCTGAGCAGTGGGTGGCCTACAGAGAATGCTGCTACTTCTTCTCCAGGGAGAGGAAGGACTGGCATTCCAGCCGGGAATCCTGCCGGGCACAGGGAGCTCATCTCCTGGTGGTCAACAGTACCAGTGAAATG GACTTCTTCCAGATAGTCTACAGTAAATCCTACTGGATCGGTTTGAAGAATAACACTGGTGGTGGCTGGATTTGGGAAGATGGCTCAAAACTGACTGACACAAA GGTCCTGTTCAACAGCTTTGTGCAGAACTGTGCCACTCTGGAGGATGGTCTCATCCGTGCTTCTAGCTGCGAAATCCCTGCCCCATGGATCTGTGAGAAATCTCTTCAGTGA